DNA from Rhinatrema bivittatum chromosome 16, aRhiBiv1.1, whole genome shotgun sequence:
ttttgcaagaaGTGAATACTTCACATGAAATTcacacagcaattgttcaaatttcagtacagttttaacataaggctgtgcatacactttgtgggggaaaatactctcaaagtatgcagattttttgtaactgaatatcaaagactaatagaaaccattttttccaaatctgtactgtttgttaagagaaaccatttttttttcatagtaatattttctttgcttgtaacgcaggagtctaattaaatcctttttttcatattgatattttctttgcttgtaatgcaggagtgcagctgcttggcccaaggtcttacacgctgatttctttgaagaactgggggcatagccactgctcatggcattccgggcactcaactctattgctgccacacccagctctttaatcccttttgtaataggagaggcttgaatccctttcaataattcctctcttgtgagatttccatgttctaggtgaaatcccatgctgaccgcggcacataaattgttaccgggagcagtggtttgagatggtaatttacctggacaaattgatgatgcagaatcaatgactgtctcaggcaatagcaaatgggggtacagggagtggttggtgggggaagggggttgcaggcaagatggaggaaggctagtttttctgacctcagtgttttctatttcctggggccttttctctgaggtggatgcagaggaagccacaggagccatgtgagtgtgtgtccccagatgttctatttcattttctgtccccctttgttcatggttcttttctgtgatggggaaggcttgaagtccttctaataattattcttctgtaaagttttctttctgcggtttctgctgaaattcaatgctaatcgccccaccccggccaggttgtggctcaattgttctcaaggactgcttttctaaagaagtggggaaggtgtgaatgggcttgggtgtgggtatggagagctgatacaaagaatttgctgtctctgaggaagactgagcataagatgggggaagggtattctgattgagtctgcctgcttctaaaagcacatggtttgaaactgctgtctttaaacttttttttttctatgtgttcgatggcctctgtacatttttgccagattaatctttgctttatgggagctctgggagctgtatgaagacaattgccgattaaaatccattcctgggtatttagagttccagcctccattgaataccaagggcaatggcaagctatttcacttattaatttttctaagtcccccaggctgatttgcgctatttttcttctggtgatgaaataatgattattgatgatttgctgcagctccctggcatgtagcctctgctgtacagtcaaatcactgcccatgctcacagatgtggggaacaaacttgctgagaaatactttaaaaattactaagaagtacttttttaaaaaaatattacgattgcaaatctgttgaacggtacgtacctaggCTTTGACCAGCcaaaataagcatggagtttatcatcacgtcgcagggatcaccagatgtagagtatggaggcaaagaagacacttgaggcagctttcatcgcaggcaggaagagagaaggggtgagccctcacgaggctcttccttttattgtacattcatacaaaggcagatgatgtgtcattacatgattggctactttcccatagcaacagatgagtccctacactattggctttggctcagggggtgtgcacggatcatttcattggctgctgaaatctatacctcctgactttgtcctgcctctgactagggaacacccagccctactttcaggctatcaggaataattataagccagagaaatacatgaagtcaggtatcctctcctaggcagagaggcttaagcacaagtgatgcttttattcaggcaaagccagggagaagggaagttaagtgtttaaaccctgatgaaatggcttgctggcaagcgcatatttcccacaattCTCCTATTGAACTGATTTTATGGGTAGGAGAGTACACACAGTGCAAGCAGAAGAtgatatactgggtcagattatgggcccatcaaacccagtatcctgtttccagcagtggctaatccaggacaCACATGCTTGGCAAGATCCCATACAGTTGATAGATCGCCTGCTGCTAACACTCAGGGAGAAGTAGTGGCTTTCTTCTAGTCTGGTTAATAACagtgagtttatggacttctccaggaacttgtctattgtctaaaccttttgtaaacccaacTTTGCTTACTAAGTTTAATTGTGATTTTGGGTTTTTTGGCAGGTACTAGTGacttggattgggcactgttggaaataagatgttgagcttgatggacatttgatctgacccagtatagcaacttcttatgttcttgtgtggagtgaaaaataattttctctaatttgttttaaatgtgttagtcTCATGGGGATCCAGAGCACATGCTTTTTTAGGTGGGATAAGGGAGGCACTTCCATAGCTGTGACTTGGACAggattttattctgttttgtttcatttaattagaaaaaaaatgcacaaagaaaacaaaggaagaataaaaaatgaaagcaaacaaTTTAGAataaacaagtaaacattaaattTCCTTTCAGGCCTTTTCCTGTCTTCCCCATCTCCTCGAACCCCTATACCCCATCCTTTCTATCCCTTTGTCACCAGTCTGAGGGCtatcatgccatttttaaagggaggaGCATGATGGCAGGAAGAAGTAGGCATTGGACCTTCCCTTTGGACCTACGAGCCCCAAGGGTAGAGTAACTGGTGTCCAGGGAATTCCACAGCCCTAGAAGTATTTTAAGGGCAGGAGTGGGGGTCAAAGGATCCCAGGGAGACCCTGGCAGAGACTACTTCAGCCCAATTAGGTAGGCCCAGGCTCTGGGATGTCTTTGTGTGGTGGGCGAGGGGTATGAAGGTCTTCAGGGAGGCCTCTACTTATTTTTGattcccaaaaacaaaaatacctgaaGCGTTTAGGGTATTTTTGTACAAGACAATTTTTGACTTGGATTTGTAATTCATATGAAATAAATTCACATTGCTAATGTGTATTCCAACCACATTTTGGATTTAGACTCCTTTATGGATGCAAGACACCTACCATAAtaggaaaaattaaaattaatattctgtattttataatgaAATGACGTGGGAGAGGGGAAAGGTCAGAAACATGCAAAATTGATGTATTTTGTGTCTTTATTCATCCTCCAGCCTCCCTCAGAAATCAGAGACGTGTGCTCTTCTATCCTTCTATTGCTTTAGATTTCCAGGCCCATTAATTCATTAACTGTGAACTGCCTCAGCTCTTGCAAACTCTGCCCAAGATAATGATTCTGAGAACTGCATCTTCACCAGCACCATAATTTTTactctgctcttcctcctcctgtctaTGCCTCATTTGGTGGGAGGGAACATGCATAGACTACATAATGATAAATGATTCAAAGCCAGCATCTGCTGCTTTTGATGAATCTGAGAAGAATCAAATGACTGAGTGGTTATTAACACTGGTAGCCATACACATGACTGGGACTATCTGTACAGTGAAAAATGTATCATTCATTAAACGGCAATGCTTTCATCTCTTTCTTTCTATCCTAACAGATTCTGGGCAATGAAACAATGGAAAAGGAGAATAAGacatggaaaacaggatttattaTTCTGGGCTTTAATAAACATTCACACGAGGAAATCTTTATTGATGTAATAGTTTTTCCAGCCTTTTTTATCGCTATTCTGGGAAACCTTGTGTTTTTAACCTTAATGTGGTCTGACCATAATCTCCAAAaacccatgtactttttcctcagCAACTTGTCCTTCATAGATATCTGTAATATTACAGTCACTCCCTCAACAATGCTGCAAAGTCTCATAAACGGGAAAACACTAATTTCCTTCCCTCTATGTATGACACAGCTTTACTGTTTTGCAATATTAACAGGTACTGAATTCTACCTTCTCACTGCCATGGCCTATGATCGCTATGTGGCAATCTGCAACCCCTTGCGATACCCACTCATGATGAATAAAAGGATCTGCATCATACTGGTGGCTGCTTCATGGATAGCTGGTGGTCTGGGTGAAGTTCCTCCAGTAGTTTGGATATCTCAGTTCTCCTATTGTGGATCCAATGAGATTAACCATTTCTTTTGTGACCCCAATGCACTGCTAAAATTATCCTGCAGTGATACTCAGAACTATGAAATACTAATACTTTCTGAAGGAATATTTGAGGTTGTTATCCCATTTCTTCTAACTCTGTCATCCTACATCTTTATCATTGCAGCCATCCTGAAAATTCACTCTTCTGATGGGCGAAGCAAGACCTTCTCCACTTGCTTCTCCCATATCACAGTAGTTCTCCTATTCTATGGGTCAATTTTGTGTGTCTACATGAAGCTAAATTCAATAGAATCTCCAGAGCAAGACAAAATGTTTGCCCTCCTCTACACAGTACTCATCCCCATGCTAAACCCCCTGATTTACAGTCTGAGAAATCGAGAATTAAAAAATGCCTTCCAAAAATTAATCAATAGAAAATAATATGACCGAAAAAATATGAAATTCTGCAAGGAACTAGCACTATGCTGGTGTTTCTTAGTGTAATTTACtgtaaaaattaagaaaaactaCTAAACTATTAATCAAATCCAAGCTtgatttttcttcatttgggttgttgcttgcttgcttatttatttaagggtgaattttaaaagccctacatgtggcCAATCCTGGAGATATGAGCGTGATTGGGAGGCTTATGGGGCGCATGGATTTTAAGATACCCACAGCTATGCACTTATCTCCTGGTATGCAAATACTGAAAGTTTTGTGAAAAAAGGGTGAgtctgggcagggtatgggcgAGCCGGGACAGCACCAGCAAGGCAGTGTCATGCAGAAGCACAGACCAGGATTGGACAACCGTGTAACTTGCTGCTGCTACGGACTGTgggtaaatattaaaacaaaaaaatctagtgTAGTCAATGGCGTTTTTTCGGTCAGATctggtagggtaaaagggaggcaggttagttgGGGGCTTTAGGAAGTTTGCTTCTTTACAGGGGTAAACTAGGAGGAAACTGGAAAATGGGCCTATTGCATCACCTTGCttacctactaaaatcccccccttatGCAATCAAGATGGGATCCGCATCGATGTAAAATTGTACACAcaggtagccaattttataacgtgtgcatgttataaaatctgtatGTTGATGTGCGTGCACGGAAAATGCACGTActctaaaaatctaccttttatttTGTATCATTGAGCATGATGGAGACCATTATCTGACTTGCATTTTCCTAACAAaagggatggtccaagaaaacacagaggtaggcgatctatgatagccgtcaggaaaaaCACAAGAATAGATGCCTGAGACTTTTCCAAGGTTTATTGAAACAGAGACGTATATTAAAAAACttgcccgactccggccgagttttgCGGCTCAcaaagccgctgcctcaggggctacaagcaaaccaaacaaaaatcaataTCAATAACAACAAATCAAAATTTATAATTAGCAACATCATTAAGatctcataaatattaaaaagtctttaataaaaattaaaaaccttttaaaattttcaCTAAGATCTAAGATATTGATCaaaactaaaacattttttgatgacAGAATTAATAAAGTACCAAACATACCAAAAAATAAACTTCTTACATATGATACCTCATGCTTACTTAAACAGTCATATCAAACAATATCATCCTTTCAAATATGAAGAGAAATTGCTTTACCTTCAATACTTCACAGCTGCAAATAACTCTCAGTGGTACAATTCCTTCCCAACATACAATCATTGATTGTCAGCAATAcataaaacaactgaaaaagtAC
Protein-coding regions in this window:
- the LOC115077649 gene encoding olfactory receptor 8K5-like, translating into MGGGVPGGVSTRRRRCHAAREARNPAVCGEAEEGTEFYLLTAMAYDRYVAICNPLRYPLMMNKRICIILVAASWIAGGLGEVPPVVWISQFSYCGSNEINHFFCDPNALLKLSCSDTQNYEILILSEGIFEVVIPFLLTLSSYIFIIAAILKIHSSDGRSKTFSTCFSHITVVLLFYGSILCVYMKLNSIESPEQDKMFALLYTVLIPMLNPLIYSLRNRELKNAFQKLINRK